A single window of Methylobacterium nodulans ORS 2060 DNA harbors:
- the tkt gene encoding transketolase, with amino-acid sequence MSAADTAAKAGISEIDQRSIDTIRTLAIDAVQKANSGHAGAPMALAPVAFTLWNRYLRYDPAHPAWPNRDRFVLSVGHASMLLYSLLHLAGVAVRDGAGEPAVSLDDIKHFRQIDSRTPGHPEYHFTTGVEVTTGPLGQGVANSVGMAMGARFLNERFASGDRALFDFNVYALCSDGDLMEGVSGEAASIAGHLRLSNLCWIYDSNTVTIEGHTDLAFSEEVATRFLAYGWQVLRVADANDVHAVAGAIETFLQSQDRPTLIIVNSVIGYGAPTKQGTAKAHSDALGVEEVKGAKRAYGWPEDSEFLVPDGVYENFRNGIGARGAALYAEWQALRAEVEASDRALAAEVSCFLKGELPEGWDADLPRFPADAKGLATRDSSGKVLNAIAPKVPWLLGGSADLAPSTKTKLDGEEALGPFTPGGRNLHFGVREHAMGSIVNGLGLVGLRAYGATFLVFSDYMRPPIRLAALMELPIFHVFTHDSIGVGEDGPTHQPVEHLLSLRAIPGLLTIRPADANEVVEAYRVIMALRHQPAVLALSRQPLPTFDREKYAPASGLAKGAYVMADCEGEPELILIGTGSEVQLCIGAYETLKGEGVRVRVVSMPSWELFERQDTAYRESVLPPAVTRRVVVEQASVIGWDRYAGSAGTIIGMHTFGSSAPIKDLLTKFGFTAAKVLEAARAQLAKR; translated from the coding sequence ATGAGCGCAGCCGACACCGCCGCGAAAGCCGGCATCAGCGAGATCGACCAGCGCAGCATCGACACCATCCGCACGCTGGCGATCGACGCGGTGCAGAAGGCGAATTCCGGCCATGCGGGCGCCCCGATGGCGCTCGCGCCCGTCGCCTTCACGCTGTGGAACCGCTACCTGCGCTACGACCCGGCGCACCCGGCCTGGCCCAACCGCGACCGTTTCGTGCTCTCGGTCGGCCACGCCTCGATGCTGCTCTACAGCCTGCTCCACCTCGCCGGCGTAGCCGTGCGGGACGGCGCCGGCGAGCCGGCGGTGAGCCTCGACGACATCAAGCACTTCCGCCAGATCGACAGCCGCACGCCGGGCCATCCCGAGTACCACTTCACCACCGGCGTCGAGGTCACGACCGGCCCGCTCGGCCAGGGCGTGGCGAATTCCGTCGGCATGGCGATGGGCGCCCGCTTCCTCAACGAGCGTTTCGCCTCCGGCGACCGAGCCCTGTTCGACTTCAACGTCTATGCCCTGTGCAGCGACGGCGACCTGATGGAGGGCGTCTCGGGCGAGGCCGCCTCGATCGCCGGGCACCTGCGCCTGTCGAACCTGTGCTGGATCTATGATTCCAACACGGTGACGATCGAGGGCCATACGGATCTCGCCTTCAGCGAGGAGGTCGCGACCCGGTTCCTCGCCTATGGCTGGCAGGTGCTGCGCGTCGCCGACGCCAACGACGTCCATGCGGTGGCGGGCGCGATCGAGACCTTCCTGCAGTCGCAGGACCGCCCGACGCTGATCATCGTCAATTCGGTGATCGGCTACGGCGCGCCGACCAAGCAGGGCACGGCCAAGGCCCATTCCGACGCGCTCGGCGTCGAGGAGGTCAAGGGCGCCAAGCGGGCCTATGGCTGGCCGGAGGATTCCGAGTTCCTGGTGCCGGATGGCGTCTACGAGAACTTTCGCAATGGCATCGGGGCCCGCGGCGCGGCGCTCTACGCCGAATGGCAGGCGCTGAGGGCCGAGGTCGAGGCGAGCGACAGGGCGCTTGCCGCAGAGGTGTCCTGTTTCCTCAAGGGCGAGCTGCCCGAGGGCTGGGACGCCGACCTCCCCCGCTTCCCGGCCGACGCCAAGGGCCTCGCGACCCGCGATTCCTCCGGCAAGGTGCTCAACGCCATCGCCCCGAAGGTGCCGTGGCTCCTCGGCGGCTCGGCCGACCTCGCCCCCTCGACCAAGACCAAGCTCGACGGCGAGGAGGCGCTGGGGCCGTTCACGCCCGGCGGCCGCAACCTGCATTTCGGCGTGCGCGAACACGCCATGGGCTCGATCGTGAACGGGCTCGGCCTGGTGGGCCTGCGCGCCTATGGGGCGACCTTCCTGGTCTTCTCCGACTACATGCGCCCACCGATCCGCCTCGCGGCCCTGATGGAGCTGCCGATCTTCCATGTCTTCACGCATGACTCGATCGGCGTCGGCGAGGACGGGCCGACCCACCAGCCCGTCGAGCATCTGCTGTCGCTGCGCGCGATCCCGGGCCTGCTGACGATCCGGCCGGCGGACGCCAACGAGGTGGTGGAAGCCTACCGGGTGATCATGGCCCTCAGGCACCAGCCGGCCGTGCTGGCGCTGAGCCGCCAGCCGCTGCCGACCTTCGACCGGGAGAAATACGCACCGGCCTCGGGCCTCGCCAAGGGCGCCTACGTGATGGCGGATTGCGAGGGCGAGCCCGAGCTGATCCTGATCGGCACGGGCAGCGAGGTGCAGCTCTGCATCGGCGCCTACGAGACGCTCAAGGGCGAGGGCGTGCGGGTGCGCGTCGTCTCGATGCCGTCCTGGGAGCTGTTCGAGCGCCAGGACACGGCCTATCGGGAGAGCGTGCTGCCGCCTGCGGTGACGAGGCGCGTCGTCGTGGAGCAAGCC
- a CDS encoding ANTAR domain-containing response regulator, translated as MSDRANPVPSPDLSLTIAVVDPSRARAAVLEEGLRGLDGARVVVIPDTVDLLDRLSALSPDVVVIHLESPSRDLLEQMFGVSRLVEKPVAMFVDRSDTPMMQAAVDAGISAYIVDGLKADRIKPIIEIAILRFNAFARLQRELAEARNELADRKLIDRAKGILMSARGLSEDEAYKQMRRKAMNEKRKIIDIARAIVTAADLLG; from the coding sequence ATGTCCGATCGCGCGAACCCCGTCCCGTCCCCCGACCTGAGCCTGACCATCGCGGTCGTCGACCCGAGCCGGGCGCGCGCGGCCGTCCTTGAGGAAGGGCTGCGCGGGCTCGACGGTGCCCGCGTCGTGGTGATCCCCGACACGGTGGACCTCCTCGACCGGCTCTCGGCCCTCTCCCCCGACGTGGTGGTGATCCACCTGGAGAGCCCGAGCCGCGACCTCCTGGAGCAGATGTTCGGCGTCTCGCGCCTCGTCGAGAAGCCCGTCGCCATGTTCGTGGACCGCAGCGATACGCCGATGATGCAGGCGGCCGTCGATGCGGGCATCTCCGCCTATATCGTCGACGGCCTCAAGGCCGACCGGATCAAGCCGATCATCGAGATCGCGATCCTGCGCTTCAATGCCTTCGCGCGGCTGCAGCGGGAGCTGGCGGAGGCCCGCAACGAGCTCGCCGACCGCAAGCTGATCGACCGCGCCAAGGGCATCCTGATGAGCGCCAGGGGCCTCTCGGAGGACGAGGCCTACAAGCAGATGCGCCGCAAGGCCATGAACGAGAAGCGCAAGATCATCGACATCGCCCGGGCCATCGTCACTGCCGCGGATCTGCTCGGATGA
- a CDS encoding glycoside hydrolase family 15 protein, whose amino-acid sequence MASRIEDYALVGDGRTAALISRNGSVDWLCWPRFDAPACFAALLGTPEHGHWRIAPADSGARATRCYRPGTVVLETTHETATGTVRVIDYMPLDSGLHLVRLVEGVSGSVAMRMELVLRFDYGSAVPWVSRNEHDDLRAVMGPHKVVLRTKAPLRGVERTTVSDFIIEEGQSLSFILSYGSSAEDDPTPIEPRKILRRTTETWRSWSCHCQGGTPWDAMLARSLLTLKALIYAPTGGIVAAPTTSLPEAIGGVRNWDYRFCWLRDSTFTLLALVDAGYLEEARAWRDWLLRAVAGSPEQAHILYGIAGERLLPEIELDWLPGYENSRPVRIGNAASKQFQLDVYGEIFDAMYQAEERGLEGDETGVRVGLALLAHLEKVWQEPDEGIWEVRSGRRHFVHSKVMAWVAFDRAIRFYNRINREGARDATVMHWHRIREQIHREVCEKGFDPELNSFVQSYGSKRLDASLLLVAHVGFLPQDDPRVVGTVEAIGRFLMRDGFILRYDTEHSTPDGLPPGEGAFLPCSFWYADNLIGLGRRDEAQAMIERLLSLCNDVGLLAEEYDPVAGRLVGNFPQAFSHVALVNTLLNFSRAVGPAMERSDKRHAAPPS is encoded by the coding sequence ATGGCATCGCGGATCGAGGATTATGCCCTGGTGGGCGACGGCCGTACTGCGGCCCTGATCAGTCGCAACGGCAGCGTCGACTGGCTGTGCTGGCCGCGTTTCGACGCGCCCGCCTGCTTCGCCGCGCTCCTCGGCACGCCCGAGCACGGCCATTGGCGCATCGCGCCCGCCGATTCGGGTGCCCGGGCGACGCGCTGCTACCGGCCCGGCACCGTCGTGCTCGAGACCACGCACGAGACCGCGACCGGGACCGTGCGGGTGATCGACTACATGCCCCTCGACAGCGGCCTCCACCTCGTGCGCCTCGTCGAGGGCGTGAGCGGCTCGGTGGCGATGCGGATGGAGCTCGTCCTGCGCTTCGATTACGGCTCGGCCGTGCCCTGGGTGTCGCGCAACGAGCACGACGACCTGCGGGCAGTCATGGGTCCGCACAAGGTCGTGCTGCGGACGAAGGCCCCCTTGCGCGGGGTCGAGCGCACCACCGTCTCCGACTTCATCATCGAGGAGGGACAAAGCCTCTCCTTCATCCTGAGCTACGGCTCCTCCGCCGAGGACGATCCGACGCCGATCGAACCCCGCAAGATCCTGCGCCGCACCACCGAGACCTGGCGGTCGTGGTCCTGCCACTGCCAGGGCGGGACGCCCTGGGACGCCATGCTGGCGCGCTCGCTCCTGACCCTGAAGGCGCTGATCTACGCGCCGACCGGGGGCATCGTGGCTGCGCCCACCACCTCCCTGCCGGAGGCGATCGGCGGGGTGCGCAACTGGGACTACCGGTTCTGCTGGCTGCGCGATTCGACCTTCACGCTCCTCGCGCTGGTGGATGCCGGCTATCTCGAAGAGGCGCGGGCGTGGCGCGACTGGCTGCTGCGGGCCGTGGCCGGCAGCCCGGAACAGGCCCACATCCTCTACGGCATCGCGGGCGAGCGCCTCCTGCCGGAGATCGAGCTCGACTGGCTGCCCGGCTACGAGAATTCGCGGCCCGTGCGGATCGGCAACGCCGCCTCGAAGCAGTTCCAGCTCGACGTCTACGGCGAGATCTTCGACGCGATGTATCAGGCGGAGGAGCGGGGCCTCGAAGGGGACGAGACCGGGGTGCGGGTCGGCCTCGCCCTCCTCGCCCATCTGGAGAAGGTCTGGCAGGAGCCCGACGAGGGCATCTGGGAGGTGCGCAGCGGCCGGCGACACTTCGTCCACTCGAAGGTGATGGCCTGGGTCGCCTTCGACCGGGCGATCCGGTTCTACAACCGGATCAACCGGGAGGGTGCCCGGGACGCCACCGTGATGCACTGGCACAGGATCCGCGAGCAGATCCACCGGGAGGTCTGCGAGAAGGGATTCGACCCCGAGCTCAATAGCTTCGTGCAATCCTACGGCTCGAAGCGGCTCGACGCGAGCCTGCTCCTCGTCGCGCATGTCGGCTTCCTGCCCCAGGACGACCCGCGGGTCGTCGGCACCGTCGAGGCGATCGGCCGCTTCCTGATGCGCGACGGCTTCATCCTGCGCTACGACACGGAGCACTCGACGCCGGACGGCCTGCCCCCGGGCGAGGGCGCCTTCCTGCCCTGCAGCTTCTGGTACGCGGACAACCTGATCGGGCTCGGGCGCCGCGACGAGGCGCAGGCCATGATCGAGCGGCTCCTGTCCCTGTGCAACGATGTCGGGCTGCTCGCCGAGGAGTACGATCCGGTGGCTGGCCGGCTGGTCGGCAACTTCCCGCAGGCATTCAGTCACGTCGCCCTCGTCAACACGCTTCTGAACTTCAGTCGGGCGGTCGGACCCGCTATGGAGCGCAGCGACAAGCGGCACGCGGCGCCACCGTCGTGA